The Haloplanus salinarum genome includes a region encoding these proteins:
- a CDS encoding thiolase C-terminal domain-containing protein: MTEPHVAAAGTSPLGRTDLTGRDLFAAALTEAFEGLPDPADVVDAVYVGNQSESYEGQIMYGTLLAEWAGLRHVPAERVEGCAAAGAMALRHAVEDVRTGRRDAVLACGVEKMTAGGTGGATTALASAFDRALEARSGVTAPSQYALLARRYLHETEATERDLARIAVKNHANAVANPRAQFRREVDVETVLDSDYVAPPLKLYDCAPLTDGAAAVLVASDDVASTLPGGTVRVAGVAAGANNIAVAERNLSFVEGAHEVTTRAYADAGIDPADVDVAEVHDAFTVSEALLAEAAGLAPRGRGFESALPPAERSAGWTDTRLSTSGGLKARGHPIGATGLAQAVEVYEQLTGTATPERQVDDATTGLLINEGGVADAVTVAHVLAT; this comes from the coding sequence GTGACCGAACCACACGTCGCGGCCGCGGGGACCTCCCCGCTCGGCCGAACCGACCTCACGGGCCGGGACCTCTTCGCGGCCGCCCTCACCGAGGCGTTCGAGGGATTGCCCGACCCCGCCGACGTCGTCGATGCCGTGTACGTCGGCAACCAGTCCGAATCCTACGAGGGACAGATCATGTACGGGACGCTCCTCGCGGAGTGGGCGGGTCTGCGTCACGTGCCCGCCGAACGCGTCGAGGGTTGTGCGGCTGCGGGCGCGATGGCGCTCCGTCACGCCGTCGAGGACGTGCGAACCGGCCGGCGGGACGCGGTGCTCGCCTGTGGCGTCGAGAAGATGACCGCCGGGGGCACCGGCGGTGCCACCACCGCGCTGGCGTCCGCGTTCGACCGCGCGCTCGAAGCGCGGTCGGGCGTCACGGCGCCGAGCCAGTACGCCCTCCTCGCCCGACGATACCTCCACGAGACCGAGGCGACCGAGCGGGACCTGGCTCGGATCGCGGTCAAGAACCACGCCAACGCGGTCGCCAACCCCCGCGCGCAGTTCCGCCGCGAGGTCGACGTCGAGACGGTCCTCGACTCCGACTACGTGGCGCCGCCGCTGAAGCTGTACGACTGTGCGCCGCTCACAGACGGTGCGGCCGCCGTCCTCGTCGCGAGCGACGACGTGGCGTCGACGCTGCCCGGCGGGACGGTCCGGGTTGCGGGCGTCGCCGCCGGCGCGAACAACATCGCCGTCGCGGAGCGGAACCTCTCCTTCGTCGAGGGAGCCCACGAGGTGACGACCCGCGCCTACGCGGACGCCGGAATCGACCCCGCGGACGTCGACGTGGCCGAAGTCCACGACGCGTTCACGGTTTCGGAGGCGCTGCTCGCCGAGGCCGCGGGGCTGGCGCCACGCGGCCGGGGTTTCGAGAGCGCGCTCCCCCCCGCCGAGCGCTCGGCTGGCTGGACCGACACGCGTCTGAGCACGAGCGGCGGGCTCAAGGCCCGCGGCCACCCCATCGGCGCCACCGGCCTCGCCCAGGCGGTCGAAGTGTACGAACAACTCACGGGCACCGCGACGCCCGAGCGACAGGTCGACGACGCGACGACCGGCCTGCTGATCAACGAAGGCGGCGTCGCCGACGCCGTCACCGTCGCACACGTCCTCGCCACATGA
- a CDS encoding Zn-ribbon domain-containing OB-fold protein, with translation MTDDPSDPTTPPRTADAFTADSPFTLPGFFAALAEGDLLAAVCADCGTRLLPPRPACYACGSRNLRTEPQPRTGEVATYTEVRTPPPALADRAPYTVAVVELDSGARLTGRVTAPYDVLDIGTRVRLTTRPPDDDELAMARDHEREWPIHEFEPV, from the coding sequence ATGACCGACGACCCGTCCGATCCCACGACCCCGCCGCGCACCGCCGACGCGTTCACCGCCGACAGCCCCTTCACCCTCCCCGGGTTCTTCGCCGCGCTCGCCGAGGGCGACCTGCTCGCCGCGGTCTGTGCGGACTGCGGGACGCGTCTGCTCCCGCCGCGGCCGGCGTGTTACGCCTGCGGGAGCCGGAACCTCCGGACCGAACCCCAGCCCCGGACCGGCGAGGTGGCGACCTACACCGAGGTCCGCACCCCGCCGCCGGCGCTCGCCGACCGGGCGCCGTACACCGTCGCCGTCGTCGAACTCGACTCCGGCGCACGGCTGACCGGCCGCGTCACCGCCCCCTACGACGTGCTCGACATCGGGACGCGCGTTCGGCTCACGACCCGCCCGCCCGACGACGACGAGCTGGCCATGGCCCGCGACCACGAGCGCGAGTGGCCGATCCACGAGTTCGAGCCGGTCTGA
- a CDS encoding Na+/H+ antiporter NhaC family protein yields MAEFGALSLVPPLFAIGLAIVTRKAVLSLFLGVWSGGVIFTGGVGLGQTFDWIAAAVGESTFHAQILIFTLLLGSAVAMIWRLGGSHAVRDWAIARLDSRRKVGLVTWLLGMLLFFDDYANTAVVGSTMRDVSDHLHISREKLSYLVDSTAAPVATLAISSWVAFQLSMIESGYEATDLAASEIPDAFAVFLRSIPYNTYAILAVAMVGIVVLTGRDYGEMLTAERRAATTGEVTREDARPMQDVAAELGEPNVEDPKLLAFFLPIGVLIAITLGSALYTGYSPGASLYDTIVDADYAVALIFGSFGMVASTYAIGVVTGELSLGESVDTTIDGFGIMLTAVTILVLAWAIGNVVEALGTGEYVGRIAGQVLDPAFLPVVVLFTAAFIAFSTGSSWGTMGIVTPIAVPVAWDLTGGHAMVAAVVGSVFSGAIFGDHASPISDTTVLSATFTGADLVDHVRTQLYYAVTVVAVAATLLVIWGYTRVNPWLLLPVGVVALVGLVYGLSSVAARRRGIDPTDVAGAERRAPVEDGDD; encoded by the coding sequence ATGGCCGAGTTCGGCGCCCTCTCGCTCGTACCGCCGCTGTTCGCCATCGGGCTCGCCATCGTCACGCGGAAGGCGGTGTTGTCGCTCTTCCTCGGGGTGTGGTCCGGCGGCGTCATCTTCACCGGCGGCGTGGGCCTGGGGCAGACCTTCGACTGGATCGCAGCCGCCGTCGGCGAGAGTACCTTCCACGCCCAGATCCTCATCTTCACGCTGTTGCTCGGGTCGGCGGTGGCAATGATCTGGCGCCTCGGCGGCTCCCACGCGGTGCGCGACTGGGCCATCGCCCGCCTCGACAGCCGGCGGAAGGTCGGGCTCGTGACCTGGCTGCTCGGGATGCTCCTCTTTTTCGACGACTACGCCAACACGGCGGTCGTCGGGAGCACGATGCGTGACGTCTCGGACCACCTGCACATCTCCCGGGAGAAGCTCTCCTATCTCGTCGACTCGACGGCGGCGCCGGTGGCGACGCTCGCCATCTCCTCGTGGGTCGCCTTCCAGCTCTCGATGATCGAGTCGGGCTACGAGGCGACCGACCTCGCGGCGAGCGAGATCCCCGACGCCTTCGCCGTCTTCCTGCGGTCGATCCCCTACAACACCTACGCCATCCTCGCGGTGGCCATGGTCGGCATCGTCGTCCTGACCGGGCGGGACTACGGCGAGATGCTCACCGCGGAGCGCCGCGCGGCGACGACGGGTGAGGTGACCCGCGAGGATGCCCGGCCGATGCAGGACGTGGCGGCCGAACTCGGCGAGCCGAACGTCGAGGACCCGAAGCTGCTTGCCTTCTTTCTCCCTATCGGGGTCTTGATCGCCATCACCCTGGGATCGGCGCTCTACACCGGGTACAGCCCCGGCGCGTCGCTCTACGATACGATCGTCGACGCGGACTACGCGGTGGCGCTCATCTTCGGATCCTTCGGGATGGTCGCCTCGACGTACGCCATCGGCGTCGTCACCGGGGAGCTCTCGCTCGGCGAGAGCGTCGACACCACCATCGACGGGTTCGGCATCATGCTCACCGCAGTGACCATCCTCGTGCTCGCGTGGGCCATCGGCAACGTCGTCGAGGCGCTCGGCACCGGGGAGTACGTCGGCCGGATCGCAGGGCAGGTGCTCGACCCCGCGTTCCTGCCGGTCGTCGTCCTCTTCACCGCCGCGTTCATCGCCTTCTCGACCGGGAGTTCCTGGGGGACGATGGGTATCGTGACGCCCATCGCCGTCCCGGTCGCCTGGGACCTGACCGGCGGTCACGCCATGGTGGCGGCCGTCGTCGGCAGCGTCTTCTCCGGCGCCATCTTCGGCGATCACGCCTCGCCCATCTCGGATACGACCGTCCTCTCGGCGACCTTCACCGGTGCCGACCTCGTGGATCACGTCCGCACGCAACTGTACTACGCCGTCACCGTCGTCGCCGTCGCGGCCACCCTGCTCGTGATCTGGGGGTACACCCGCGTGAACCCGTGGCTCTTGCTCCCGGTCGGGGTCGTCGCGCTCGTCGGCCTCGTGTACGGCCTCTCGTCGGTCGCCGCGCGGCGACGGGGGATCGACCCGACGGACGTGGCGGGCGCCGAGAGGCGGGCGCCGGTGGAGGACGGCGACGACTGA
- a CDS encoding redoxin domain-containing protein — MVSTGDTAPTFTATLGTAEHESFDLADHLGDGPVVLAFFPGAFTPPCRNEMLALQEHLDDFHDAGATVLGVSADSPFSQGAFREEHGLEFDLVSDMGGDTIRAYDLEMDIPDLGLHGIANRAVFVLDDDGVVTYSWVADDPTNEPDYDAVLDAVQSA; from the coding sequence ATGGTTTCTACCGGTGACACCGCACCCACGTTCACGGCCACGCTCGGCACCGCCGAACACGAATCGTTCGACCTCGCGGACCACCTCGGCGACGGACCCGTGGTCCTCGCCTTTTTCCCGGGGGCCTTCACTCCGCCCTGTCGCAACGAGATGCTTGCCCTCCAGGAGCACCTCGACGACTTCCACGACGCCGGGGCCACCGTCCTCGGCGTGAGCGCCGATTCGCCGTTCTCCCAGGGGGCGTTCCGCGAGGAACACGGCCTCGAGTTCGACCTCGTGAGCGACATGGGCGGCGACACGATCCGGGCGTACGACCTGGAGATGGACATTCCGGACCTCGGCCTGCACGGCATCGCCAACCGCGCCGTGTTCGTCCTCGACGACGACGGCGTCGTCACCTACAGTTGGGTGGCCGACGACCCGACGAACGAACCCGACTACGACGCCGTCCTCGACGCGGTCCAGTCGGCCTGA
- a CDS encoding ABC transporter permease, whose amino-acid sequence MIAVPDRLTDPVVVRGLVQVAAATALAAVVVGISSLRNLDLERELGGSFVRGFVQVLAMGALIGALFSVPLSYSALLLGAMVCYAAWESRKRGDGVPNAFRISVLSLALGSTVVIVTMVAAGAIERTVRNLVPVGGMIIANAMKTNSLTLDRFQGEVASNREEIEAVLALGVPPERAISEFVTESVRASLIPVVDAMRTLGLVYIPGMMSGMILGGANPIYAAEYQFVIMGMIFAAGGLTSMTTSLLLARAAFTDAAQLRRFEPAETTLLGTLRAAVNR is encoded by the coding sequence GTGATCGCCGTCCCCGACCGGCTGACCGACCCGGTGGTCGTCCGCGGGCTCGTGCAGGTCGCCGCCGCGACGGCGCTCGCGGCCGTCGTCGTCGGCATCTCCTCGCTCCGGAACCTGGACCTGGAGCGGGAACTCGGCGGCTCGTTCGTCCGCGGGTTCGTCCAGGTGCTCGCGATGGGCGCGCTCATCGGCGCGCTCTTCTCCGTCCCGCTGTCGTACTCCGCGCTCCTGCTCGGGGCGATGGTCTGTTACGCCGCCTGGGAGTCGCGCAAGCGCGGCGACGGCGTCCCGAACGCCTTCCGCATCTCCGTACTCTCGCTCGCGCTCGGCTCGACGGTCGTCATCGTGACGATGGTCGCCGCGGGCGCCATCGAACGGACGGTGCGCAACCTCGTGCCCGTGGGTGGGATGATCATCGCCAACGCCATGAAGACCAACTCGCTGACGCTGGATCGGTTCCAGGGCGAGGTGGCGTCGAACCGCGAGGAGATCGAGGCCGTCCTCGCGCTCGGCGTCCCCCCCGAGCGGGCCATCTCGGAGTTCGTCACCGAGTCGGTGCGGGCCTCCCTCATCCCCGTCGTCGACGCGATGCGGACGCTCGGGCTGGTGTACATTCCGGGGATGATGTCGGGGATGATCCTCGGGGGCGCCAACCCGATCTACGCCGCCGAATACCAGTTCGTCATCATGGGCATGATCTTCGCCGCGGGCGGGCTGACCAGCATGACGACGAGCCTCCTGCTCGCCCGGGCGGCGTTCACCGACGCCGCCCAGCTCCGGCGGTTCGAACCCGCCGAGACGACGCTGCTCGGGACGCTCCGCGCGGCCGTGAATCGATAG
- a CDS encoding ABC transporter ATP-binding protein: MTKLRADELRYAVDGETILDGVSLAVDAGETVAVVGPSGAGKSSFLRLLDRLDEPTGGTVYLDGTDYRSLDPETLRKRVGLVPQQPALREGTVVENVTIGPRLRGESVGDERVAELLVDVGLAGYADRDVSDLSGGEAQRVAIARTVVNDPDVLLLDEPTASLDSEAEAAIERLLTDLLATGERTAILVTHDERQAARLADRVARFADGRIVDVGVPREVIA, encoded by the coding sequence ATGACGAAACTGCGCGCCGACGAACTACGGTACGCGGTCGACGGCGAGACCATCCTCGACGGCGTCTCCCTCGCCGTCGACGCCGGGGAGACGGTAGCCGTCGTGGGGCCCTCGGGAGCCGGGAAGTCCTCGTTTCTCCGTCTGCTCGACCGCCTGGACGAACCGACCGGCGGGACGGTGTACCTCGACGGCACCGACTACCGGAGCCTCGATCCGGAGACGCTACGGAAGCGGGTGGGGCTGGTCCCCCAGCAGCCGGCGCTCCGCGAGGGCACCGTCGTCGAGAACGTCACCATCGGGCCGCGGCTCCGCGGCGAGTCCGTCGGCGACGAGCGGGTCGCCGAGCTGCTCGTCGACGTGGGGCTGGCCGGCTACGCCGACCGCGACGTGTCCGACCTCTCCGGCGGCGAGGCCCAGCGGGTCGCCATCGCGCGGACCGTCGTCAACGATCCGGACGTCCTCCTGCTCGACGAACCGACCGCGAGCCTCGACAGCGAGGCCGAGGCGGCGATCGAACGGTTGCTGACCGACCTGCTCGCGACGGGCGAGCGGACGGCCATCCTCGTGACCCACGACGAGCGACAGGCCGCACGGCTGGCCGACCGCGTGGCCCGCTTCGCCGACGGACGGATCGTCGACGTGGGCGTCCCACGGGAGGTGATCGCGTGA
- a CDS encoding MFS transporter — MLNLDGDRGLAIVPWRSSTLYVVLACSLMGVMGVSLVSPVLPDLRSVFGVSDTRIGLVITAYTLPGVVVTPFVGLVADRFGRRRVMVPLLFLFAAAGTGVAFARTFAEVVALRLLQGVGASALITLAVTLIGDVYDGRRRDAVMGLNGSTVGTGAAFYPLLGGALAGIRWSAPFLFFGVGALVGLFALVALTEPTGTRSTDVRTYLARLRTVAVLPRALAIFVALFAAFFIFYGAVLTVLPLLLSDAFGLGAGRIGATLSAVAAASAAVSSQYGRLAEWRSAPELVALGFVAYGVGLLAVRLAPSPLAVGASLLVFGVGFGVVMPSVDTAVVTLVDDDLRAGVMGMRTSVLRLGQTLGPVGFTGTAGLVFASPLDGYRVLLVVAGVAAALAGAVVYLSLRR, encoded by the coding sequence GTGTTGAACCTCGACGGGGACCGCGGGCTGGCGATCGTTCCGTGGCGGTCGAGCACGCTCTACGTCGTCCTCGCCTGTTCGCTGATGGGGGTGATGGGCGTCTCGCTCGTCAGCCCGGTCCTCCCCGACCTGCGGTCGGTCTTCGGCGTCTCGGACACCCGCATCGGACTGGTCATCACCGCCTACACCCTCCCGGGTGTCGTCGTCACGCCCTTCGTCGGCCTCGTCGCCGACCGGTTCGGCCGCCGTCGCGTGATGGTTCCCCTCCTCTTTCTCTTCGCCGCCGCGGGCACGGGCGTCGCCTTCGCCCGCACCTTCGCCGAGGTGGTCGCCCTCCGCCTGCTCCAGGGCGTCGGCGCGAGCGCGCTGATCACGCTCGCCGTGACGCTGATCGGCGACGTCTACGACGGCCGACGGCGCGACGCCGTCATGGGCCTGAACGGGAGCACCGTCGGCACCGGCGCCGCGTTCTACCCGCTTCTCGGCGGGGCGCTCGCGGGGATCCGCTGGAGCGCACCCTTCCTCTTTTTCGGCGTCGGCGCCCTCGTCGGCCTCTTCGCCCTCGTGGCGCTGACCGAGCCGACGGGGACACGTTCGACCGACGTGCGCACCTACCTCGCCCGCCTGCGGACCGTCGCCGTCCTGCCGCGGGCGCTGGCCATCTTCGTCGCGCTCTTCGCCGCGTTCTTCATCTTCTACGGCGCCGTCCTCACCGTCCTGCCGCTCCTCCTGAGCGACGCCTTCGGCCTCGGAGCCGGTCGCATCGGTGCCACGCTGTCGGCCGTCGCGGCCGCGAGCGCCGCCGTCTCCTCGCAGTACGGGCGGCTCGCCGAGTGGCGGTCTGCGCCCGAACTCGTCGCCCTCGGCTTCGTCGCCTACGGCGTGGGACTGCTCGCCGTCCGTCTCGCCCCTTCGCCCCTCGCCGTCGGCGCGTCGCTGCTCGTCTTCGGCGTCGGCTTCGGCGTCGTCATGCCGTCCGTCGACACCGCCGTCGTCACGCTCGTCGACGACGACCTCCGCGCCGGCGTCATGGGGATGCGGACCAGCGTGTTGCGCCTCGGACAGACGCTCGGCCCCGTCGGCTTCACCGGCACCGCGGGGCTCGTCTTCGCCTCGCCCCTCGACGGCTATCGCGTCCTGCTCGTGGTCGCCGGGGTCGCCGCGGCCCTCGCCGGCGCCGTGGTCTACCTCTCCCTGCGGCGCTGA
- a CDS encoding universal stress protein has product MVILAAIDRDPGCKGVVETADDLATSMDMELVILHVVPEEGDEEGAREEVTEIVRSAIGDLEGVDLRIMPEQTRRDLPTGRTANHILQVAEDIDPDYIVIGSRKRTGLGKILLGSVSKLILSNAEVPVVTVEQKRRAEA; this is encoded by the coding sequence ATGGTGATACTGGCAGCGATCGACAGGGATCCGGGCTGTAAGGGCGTCGTCGAGACGGCAGACGACCTGGCGACGAGCATGGACATGGAGCTGGTGATCCTCCACGTGGTCCCGGAGGAGGGGGACGAGGAGGGGGCCCGGGAGGAGGTGACCGAAATCGTGCGGTCGGCGATCGGCGATCTGGAGGGAGTCGACCTTCGGATCATGCCCGAGCAGACGCGCCGCGACCTGCCCACGGGGCGGACGGCGAACCACATCCTGCAGGTGGCCGAGGACATCGACCCGGACTACATCGTCATCGGGTCGCGCAAGCGCACGGGGCTGGGGAAGATCCTGCTCGGGAGCGTCTCGAAGCTGATCCTCTCGAACGCGGAGGTGCCGGTCGTGACCGTCGAGCAGAAGCGACGGGCCGAGGCCTGA
- a CDS encoding Nramp family divalent metal transporter, giving the protein MSTGSVDAATESRISEPPATLKEFLSYMGPAWVFTASQIGGGEVLSVPLGGAYLGMEGIWLIPLITFTKIFGQYYLVRYGVMTGDTFLDALYEKSWALKWIFYYVFLGGLIYAIGLSGHLGETAGAFFELYPGISTNLWMVLTVLAGLGIVMTRSYDLIEKIATSLLWIFLVLIAFVSLSTADQWIGGLAGGLVPSVPGQVSGLGVGGMAFVLTMFGWIGAGFGPTVSYVWFAKDKVMGMFEPLDDGHDIDKYDLSDEEIDRLKGWGDIVLWQNLLSSTILAVFSFFMWTAAAATLHTQGIQPSGFTVIPEMAAIFTTQFGQWSATLFLLTTVAALFSTLIGPLYGMSRLWEDAFALHGVFENFDVTRDTVFRGTVLLFAAIPLSLNLVFEAPLILFALSGALFAPVIGLMYLSVMYMSFDIDIDSLSPTRRWAVALAVFAGVVMIVSGLWEARGSIQTLLGL; this is encoded by the coding sequence GTGAGCACCGGGTCCGTGGACGCGGCGACGGAGTCGCGGATCTCCGAACCGCCGGCCACGCTGAAGGAGTTCCTGAGCTACATGGGGCCGGCGTGGGTGTTCACCGCGTCGCAGATCGGCGGCGGCGAGGTGCTGAGCGTTCCGCTCGGCGGCGCCTACCTCGGCATGGAGGGCATCTGGCTCATCCCCCTCATCACGTTCACGAAGATCTTCGGTCAGTACTACCTCGTCCGCTACGGCGTCATGACCGGCGACACGTTCCTCGACGCCCTCTACGAGAAGAGCTGGGCGCTGAAGTGGATCTTCTACTACGTGTTCCTCGGCGGCCTGATCTACGCCATCGGGCTCTCGGGCCACCTCGGCGAGACCGCGGGTGCCTTCTTCGAGCTGTATCCGGGCATCTCGACGAACCTGTGGATGGTGCTGACGGTGCTGGCCGGGCTCGGCATCGTCATGACGCGGTCCTACGACCTGATCGAGAAGATCGCCACCTCGTTGCTGTGGATCTTCCTCGTCCTGATCGCGTTCGTCTCGCTCAGCACCGCGGACCAGTGGATCGGCGGCCTCGCGGGCGGCCTCGTCCCGTCGGTCCCCGGCCAGGTCTCCGGCCTGGGCGTCGGCGGCATGGCCTTCGTCCTCACGATGTTCGGCTGGATCGGCGCCGGGTTCGGCCCGACCGTCTCCTACGTCTGGTTCGCGAAGGACAAGGTGATGGGGATGTTCGAACCACTCGACGACGGCCACGACATCGACAAGTACGACCTCTCTGACGAGGAGATCGACCGTCTCAAGGGTTGGGGCGACATCGTCCTCTGGCAGAACCTGCTCTCCTCGACCATCCTGGCCGTCTTCTCCTTTTTCATGTGGACGGCCGCCGCCGCGACGCTGCACACCCAGGGCATCCAGCCCAGCGGCTTCACCGTCATCCCCGAGATGGCGGCCATCTTCACCACCCAGTTCGGCCAGTGGTCGGCGACCCTGTTCCTGCTGACGACCGTCGCCGCCCTGTTCTCGACGCTCATCGGTCCGCTCTACGGCATGTCGCGGCTCTGGGAGGACGCATTCGCGCTCCACGGCGTCTTCGAGAACTTCGACGTCACCCGTGACACCGTCTTCCGCGGGACGGTCCTGCTGTTCGCGGCCATCCCGCTCTCGCTCAACCTGGTGTTCGAGGCGCCGCTCATCCTCTTTGCCCTCTCGGGCGCCCTGTTCGCCCCGGTCATCGGCCTCATGTACCTCTCCGTGATGTACATGTCGTTCGACATCGACATCGATTCGCTCTCGCCGACGCGACGGTGGGCCGTCGCGCTGGCCGTCTTCGCGGGCGTCGTCATGATCGTCTCCGGACTCTGGGAGGCCCGCGGCTCCATCCAGACGCTCCTCGGGCTGTAG
- a CDS encoding DUF2891 domain-containing protein, whose product MPFEAVATETLLAGRSDWIDREAAATLADRPLEAVDTEFPHHVGAVDSPDGPERPRERHPVFYGCFDWHSAVHCHWTLVRGLRLVDDHPDADAIGRSLDARLTPANVRREVDRFEADPSFERPYGWGWFLRLAAELARWDDDRADAWRSTLAPLERTIRTRVADDLLARSRPFRVGTHHNSAFALGCVLDYARTVGRDDLAAAAAETARDCFADDRDYPIEYEPLGWDFLSPALIEADLLRRVSDPPRFHAWFDRFLPDFDGTDLDPVDAGADGGVALHLVGLNLSRAWCLAGLADALDGRRAAGLSRCAERHAERGLARAFTDDYAGAHWLPSFALYLLTRNEDGIG is encoded by the coding sequence ATGCCCTTCGAGGCCGTCGCCACCGAGACGCTGCTCGCCGGCCGGAGCGACTGGATCGACCGGGAGGCGGCGGCGACGCTCGCCGACCGACCGCTGGAGGCCGTCGACACCGAGTTCCCACACCACGTCGGCGCGGTCGACTCGCCCGACGGGCCCGAGCGCCCACGCGAGCGCCACCCCGTGTTCTACGGCTGTTTCGACTGGCACTCCGCGGTCCACTGTCACTGGACGCTCGTCCGCGGCCTCCGCCTGGTCGACGACCACCCCGACGCGGACGCCATCGGCCGCAGTCTCGACGCGCGGCTCACCCCCGCGAACGTCCGCCGGGAGGTCGACCGCTTCGAGGCCGACCCGTCCTTCGAGCGGCCGTACGGCTGGGGGTGGTTCCTGCGTCTCGCCGCCGAACTCGCCCGCTGGGACGACGACCGGGCCGACGCGTGGCGGTCGACGCTCGCCCCGCTCGAACGGACGATCCGGACCCGCGTCGCGGACGACCTCCTCGCCCGGTCCCGGCCGTTCAGGGTCGGCACCCACCACAACTCCGCGTTCGCCCTGGGGTGTGTCCTCGACTACGCGCGGACCGTCGGGCGCGACGACCTGGCCGCCGCGGCCGCCGAGACGGCCCGCGACTGCTTCGCCGACGACCGGGACTACCCGATCGAGTACGAACCCCTCGGCTGGGACTTCCTCTCGCCGGCCCTGATCGAGGCCGACCTCCTGCGTCGGGTGTCCGACCCGCCGCGGTTCCACGCCTGGTTCGATCGCTTCCTCCCCGACTTCGACGGAACGGATCTCGACCCCGTGGACGCCGGGGCCGACGGCGGCGTCGCGCTCCACCTCGTCGGCCTGAACCTCTCCCGGGCGTGGTGTCTCGCCGGCCTCGCGGACGCCCTCGACGGCCGCCGGGCCGCCGGGCTGTCGCGGTGTGCCGAACGCCACGCGGAACGCGGGTTGGCGCGAGCGTTCACCGACGACTACGCCGGCGCCCACTGGCTCCCGTCGTTCGCGCTGTACCTCCTGACGCGAAACGAGGACGGGATCGGATAG
- a CDS encoding type II glyceraldehyde-3-phosphate dehydrogenase, whose protein sequence is MIRVGVNGYGTIGKRVADAVDSMPDMELVGIGKASPNHTADAAADRGYDIYVPEGRHDRWAEVGMDVAGDVHDLIEASDIVADATPAGMGAEYRPIYEEYDTPALFQGGEGADVAEASFTARANYSEATDKDYVRIVSCNTTGLNRMFAPLHEEYGVERASITLVRCRGEHAVISADPVTMPSHHGPDALEVIPDMGPITTMGMKVPTVRHHFHGVNVELGGEPSAAEVRDLLASQSRIHVVDGDLGIDSGWELQEFALDRGRDRMNLYENQIFEDSITMEGPQLHLFQSIHRESDVVPENVDAIRAMMGEADAAESIELTNDVMGIGDI, encoded by the coding sequence ATGATTCGCGTAGGCGTCAACGGCTACGGTACCATCGGCAAGCGGGTTGCCGACGCAGTGGATTCGATGCCCGACATGGAGTTGGTCGGCATCGGCAAGGCGAGTCCGAACCACACGGCGGACGCGGCCGCCGACCGCGGGTACGACATCTACGTACCCGAGGGTCGACACGACCGGTGGGCCGAGGTGGGGATGGACGTCGCGGGCGACGTCCACGACCTCATCGAGGCGAGCGACATCGTCGCCGACGCGACGCCGGCGGGGATGGGCGCCGAGTACCGCCCCATCTACGAGGAGTACGACACGCCCGCGCTGTTCCAAGGCGGCGAGGGGGCGGACGTGGCCGAGGCGAGTTTCACCGCCCGCGCCAACTACTCCGAGGCGACCGACAAGGACTACGTCCGGATCGTCTCCTGTAACACGACGGGGCTGAACCGGATGTTCGCGCCGCTCCACGAGGAGTACGGCGTCGAACGCGCGAGCATCACGCTGGTCCGCTGTCGGGGCGAGCACGCGGTCATCTCGGCGGACCCCGTGACGATGCCGTCCCACCACGGCCCGGACGCGCTCGAGGTCATCCCCGATATGGGCCCGATCACGACGATGGGGATGAAGGTGCCGACGGTACGCCACCACTTCCACGGCGTCAACGTGGAACTCGGCGGGGAGCCGAGCGCGGCGGAGGTCCGCGACCTGCTGGCCTCGCAGTCCCGCATCCACGTCGTCGACGGCGACCTCGGCATCGACTCGGGGTGGGAACTGCAGGAGTTCGCCCTCGACCGCGGCCGCGACCGGATGAACCTCTACGAGAACCAGATCTTCGAGGACTCCATCACGATGGAGGGGCCACAGCTCCACCTGTTCCAGTCGATCCACCGCGAGAGCGACGTGGTGCCGGAGAACGTGGACGCCATCCGCGCGATGATGGGCGAGGCCGACGCGGCGGAGAGCATCGAACTGACGAACGACGTGATGGGGATCGGCGACATCTAA